In Citrus sinensis cultivar Valencia sweet orange chromosome 3, DVS_A1.0, whole genome shotgun sequence, the sequence TAGCAGATTAATGACATTTTACTTCAGCAAactttgttaaatattaacaacAGATATAAACAAACACAGAAACCCTTATCCTACAAACGCATTAAACCACAATTTGAAGGGGACAAAGGGGCAGATTACTaaccattaaaaataagtaaatcaGCCAATGGGAACACTAATAGAGACGAAATAATTTTCAAGATTTTCATAAACAATTTATCGTAATATACATTATTTTCaatcataataaattcatacgaGAGTGAAAGGGCCCATACCCTATAAGCATTGAGTTCGTTCTCAAGTTTCTCCTTGCGCTGTTCGGCTCTGCGATCCACGGAATCGCACCAAGCCTCGTCCATGGCATAATTGGGGCCCAGCCTCCCATCAATCTTCTTCACAACCTCTCTGAAAAGTTGCGTGTTCTCGCCTTTCTTAATCTCATCGTAGGCCATTCGAAGCGCCTCAAGCTGCATCGAAACGATGTCGCAGTGATCGGCGATAAACATTAGCCGCGTGATCTTCGTCCTCCCTTGGTACAGGCTCGCGTAAGCCTCGACGTCCAGCTGCTCCCCGCTTATGATTGGTCTGGTACGCGCCGATTCTTCGCCGCCGTTCGAGTAGATCTCCTCCATCATTGAATTCGATTGCTCGTCTTCGGGTTCCATTGCGTTAGGACTTAGGGTTACGGTTTCGTTTGGTTAAGGAATTGCTTGTTACTTCTATCGCCCTTCTTCACTGTGATGTGGTGTGTGAGGGCAGTGGCTATTTTGGTTTGGTCCAGTCTCTGGAGAGGGAGATGGCCTCGCACGCgacttcaatttatttcctTGATTGATTGCTATTTATATTTGCTAACAAATCCCCCGTGCCGTTTCTTTGATTGCTTgggttttaaaaatataagtcgGTGAGCTAGCTTAGAAATTCCAAGCTATTAAGTCATACATAACCAATGGCCCGTTAGTGAATGGATCTCGCTCTCAGCCCAGACCGTTATAAATTCAATTGTTTTTAACGTCTTGGGGCCATGgcctttcattttttttttttttttttttgagaagggCCATGGcctttaattgattattacatctccttttgatttttaattctcCCTGAATTTCTTCTTAgcgtacatttttttttctccaactTCCCAATCAAATATTCAAAGAGTACGATACAATGCAGCACATACATGTTTGGGACATATAgttcattattttcaacctTATGCTTTATTTCTTAGGTTGCCACTTACCTACACAAATTTCAAAGGAAGTTGGAGCTACACAATTGTAAGAGATAGTTCCTTACATACTtatattaattctatgaaattATTTCCGCCAAGTTATTTATTGTAAAGTATTAAAGTAAATATGAGTTTTTCATACattctaaaataatatttcgcTGTTATATTAATATAGTATGAGTATTATTAAAATAGCAACAAACTCTCTAGATTTTCTAGAGAGTAAACTCCTTAGGAATCAACTCCCTATTTAGAGTTTTAGTTCAAATAAATTTCCTAGTCAGATTAGAATAAGTTGCCGTGAGTATAAATAAATGTCTTTTGTAACTTTTACAaacatgctttaattatttgttatttgacTATTTCTTGGAATAAACTCTAGATTTGActttaacaatatttcaaatatcAAAGTTATATATGagttttttagtttaattaattctcaCATTCTATGAAATCAATGAGTTTTAATCATCTGGATTTATagaattcttttaaattaatgtaaatttagaCTGTTCCTTATTCCGGTGCTTTCAATAATCAacagaataataaaatattaaactttTGTCGCATTAGTTTACTATCAAATCCTTTCTCTATGACAAACTTGAGCTTTCCTAACCACCACTCACCTTCCTTCATCATATGTAGAACTTTGGAGCTATAGAGAATATATTATGTTTGGAAGTAAAGGAACTTCACGTACGGGATCTACAGAGAAATGTTAAATTTCTCGagtgctcttttttttttttttctcttatatcTAACAATACTAAAGTTCATTGATTGTACACTGTTGATTTATTATAATGAaagttttgtatttatttttttaatattattccGTCCACCATGCTTCGTAAAGGCAAATGatgtttgcattttatttagcATATATAGCAAATCAATTTATGCCGAGAAATTGCAAATAGAattcattatttcaattattagaGGAGAGTAGTTGTTGCGGTTAAGGTGACTATATCAgaaagtttttattaatagaTCACTTCTCTCTGGTGTTAAAAGTCATGTTTGTTATAGATTGTAATGTTATTATAACCATGTATTAGGGGTGTTcacatatttgattttgtggaCTGACATCAATTCATATTCGATCTACGATTTTgcggattataaattttgaatctaatcCAATCCATGAATTGgtgaaatttaattcaaatccaattcatacGTCTGtggatcggatatggattTGACCCAATCCATTATTTTGCgggctaaaattttttaatcatgttttGTCCACGAATtagctaaataaaaaattaatataaaaatcattttactatcgatcaaattcaaaattatataagatttaaataaattaattatttaaataaaattagaaaatacattcaaagtttcaaaatataacacacaaaaaaaaatttatttgtttagacCAGTATATGAAATTAACTGGTTAggaagttatattttttatttaattatttttattttatattattatcggataagatataatatgttgttaatgtaactatatcttaacttatttatttatcacttaataagtataatttcacatttacaagtttaattttttttaattttgccaCTGGATCCAAATAATCAAAGGGATAAAACCTTAATTCAATTCAAAGATGTACCAATAACCacaataataaacattttgcaATCCTATAGCAGGCGGGTCTAATCAGTAGAATTTGAGGACTAAgatttaacaaacaaaatggTGGTTCTAATTCTCACTAAGGGTATGTTTGGCGGGTGGGTCTATAAGGGTATGTCTTGTAATATAAATTCAGACCCGCGTTTGGCTGTAAAAAGCAATTACCTGACGTGAAAAGATTGTGCGGCAATTGAGGTGCAAATAAGACCCGCCTCCCCCTGCGTGTCTAAATTGCacatctctttttttattttaactattattcatattagttattaaattcactacaaatcaaatataatatttctttaacatattgatttatatttaattgatgaatAAGAAAAGATGTTGAAATCTACAGcagataattatatttttattaataaatctaaataataaattaacttaatattaaaatatttattaaattcatataatatttattttaaaaaaataaataatagctatttattattatttaatattattaaataataaaaatatataatgcaTTCCATACTCTACCAAATATGATACTGTACTATTTAATACATTTCcatacaatatattttattacaatctAATACAGTCCAATACAGTGCGGCAcaccaaacgcaccctaacgGTTGTGTCTTCGCCACTGCAAGCCCACACCGAAATGACCCAATGGGGGTGCAGTACGTGTTTTACACGTGGAAGCCAATAATCGTGCCACGCTTTGTCCATTGAAGCGGTGAGGATGTAcccaaaatgtttttttttacgCGAGATGTACCCGAAAtgttaaaaacttaaaactgCGCGCAAAAGATTGTACGTACTTGTCCCACAATTCCTACGTCACGTATGAATAATATACTTTCCctaaatcaatcaatcactctctctctccctctctctctctctctcttaagCTTCAACATTCATCATTCCTTTCACTCTATCTGGATTCTGGGGAGCAGACTGTTACGTACATTCTCGAACGCTGATGAGTGATGACGAGACCAACTCAAGAAACAGTCGATACGTTTACGAGCATCACCGGCGCGTCTCAGTCAGTCGCATTGCAGAAATTGGAggttctttcttttattatttttttggtcttttcTTCTTGGTTTACTCAACTGTCGTCTTTATCCATTGTTCTCactatttatttgttatttattttccaagAACCTCAAGATTTGGCTTCTTACATACATACTATGAGTCTTTACATTATAATGACTGTtggaattatttaattgtcaGGATCTAGAAACTGTTCTCAATTTGTTTTCTAGGGTTTCTTCTGTCGATAATCAAGCAATGTGGATATTCTTGCTAATTGTTTCTCTAATTGCGATGCTTAGTTTTCTAATTGTTACCGAGTACTCTTCTACTTTATTGGTTAATGTGATTATTCTTTCCGATTACCAATGCCTGTTTATCTGTTATGTTCATTTCCAGCATATAATTTCACTGTCAACTAGCGTTTATTGACTAAATGATTTATTCTGTTTTGATGTGGTCTACCTTCAGCTGTGAAAGGTGCAATTGTTCCTCTAATTTTGTATgctaaacaaattaaactgGTTTGGTTTGCATTGTAATTCCATAGatgacacacacacacacacacacacacacacacacacacacacacacacacacacatatatatatatatatatatagagagagagagagagagagagagagagaacttTGATTTTCGTGGCTGTTTTTATAGCTTTGAGTGCTCTGATCAATATATTGACCATATGATCTTTCCATATTCTCAATTGTTTATCTGACTCTCTGGCGCATTGCTATTGGTGAACAGGAATATGGAGGCAATCTTAATGAAGCCGTGAACGCATATTTTAGTGAAGGCCACAGAGACATGTATGGCATTGTTTCCTAACTCTATGCTTTTCTATTTTGTTCCCTTTTATTTGTCATAAGTTGCTTTGGAGGTTATAAAGTAATTTATCTACCTTTTAGATTTAGTGTTCGCTTGTCTGGTCTTCCATtgacaattttgttttctgtcTAATTTTGCTGTCCAGCTTAAATCCAACTGCTGTTGCTTATCCTTATCCTTCCCCTGGGCTTAGTTCTCTGGACATgaatagtaataatattcaAGCTCGGCCAAGCAGACTTTCACAACTTTTCTCTGCTGCTAGAAGTTTCAGGCCTTCATCTCTACTTGACCCCAATTACAGGAGAAGTCTTTTAAATGAGCTTAGTGCTTCTCTCACCTCTCCTCAGCCAGTTGCTTCCCACACGGGAGGGGTACTGGGGCTTCCTGCAGAGTTCAGTAGTTGGAATGAGCAGCCTTATCATTCAGGACAGATGCCTTATGACTATGATGGAGCAAGAACTTCATCATACCATGGTCGCGATACTCGGGACAATCTTTTGAGGGATAATGGTTCACACTTTTATGGCAATGACATAGAAGAACAAATGATACAAGCTGCCATTGAGGCTTCAAAACAAGAGGTTGAAGAGCGTTATCTGAATaagcaatttattttctggATTATGTATCACTGCTTATTTTACTTCCGGCCAATTCCTTTCTATCGTGTCTAAACTCTTACTTTCTGTGTGTATTGTTGCAGGCTTCATCTGGTAGTGGAGTTGTTCAAAGGGAACTTGAGCTACCtgaagatgatgaattttCTCGTGCAATATCCTTGTCCTTGAAGGTCTGTAAATAttgccttttatttttatattctatacttttcttttcttactTGTCCTTGGTTCAATTGTACTGGGATCAGACAGCAGAGCAAGAGAAAACAATCCGTGGGCAAGGAGTGAAAGACCGAGATAGAAAACTGGAAGTctatgatttagttaaagaaGCTGAGAAAACTAACAACAGCACCAGGAAGGTGTATACTCTTTCTTGCCGGTTCTTTTGGCGCAAACTACAGGGTTTGCTGACATAGTTTCTTATATCCCTGTACTTTCTTCTAAATATGGACATCCTTTCGATTCAGCCAGGAAAATCATCAGTCCAAGAGGGAGCTGAAAATATGCGCTCACAATCACCTATGCGTTACAAGTCAGAACATGATGTTAATGTCCATACTCAGTGCAGTAAAGATGCTTTTCCTGCTAATGAGGTAGTGTGCTTTGCCTATTAACAATTTTGAATTGGTTCTCATAGACAagtaagtaaatttaaaacattttattgGTCTGGACATTGAAGTGGGGTGGCATTTCTTCCAAAGAGCTTGATGAAGCAGTTATGCTTGAGGCAGCACTTTTCGGTGAGGCTGCTACAGGTTGCTCTAAATATGTACAAAGTGATCTAGACAGCAATGCAGGTCCTGGTTCCTCATCAGGTTCCCGTGCATCTTCCTCTGTAATGGCACAGCAGTCACTGCGAGAACAACAGGTTTCTGCTTTTCCACATCAATTACATGTTTGATGATGCATTGTCTGTGGCCTGATCGTCTAATTTTGCTTGCAGGATGATGAGTATTTGGCTTCTTTGTTGGCCgacagagaaaaagaaatgaatgcTCTTAAGGAAGCTGAGTCTCTTCAGCTGAGTAGAGATGAATCTCAGAAGAAAATCCTTGAGGAAGAGGTAGTAAAACTGTTGAGTTTTGGGTGCCTCATTTATTCACCATGTTCTTTTGTGCTTAAAACTACTTTTCTTTGTTATCTGAAGACCCTTACAGTTTGATACCCCATGGATAGAGGTGAGAGTGACTGGGTTGATACATAGATCCTTAGATTTGATGTGATTTTAAACTTGAATCTGTCATGGAAGGAGTTGAACGTGCTTTAACTTTTGTTAGAAAGATATGACAGTAGGATTCTTTAAGCTTTCCCTCAATTTTTATGCTTTTGGTGGGCCTAGTATTTCCGGCAATAGCAATTGCTTCGTTATTTCTTTatcttgaaaaaaataagattttgtaAATCCGATCGGATCAAGGTCAAATCTTATCtaagattttgaattatttggcATGGTTTTAGCTGACTTTTGATAGACTTCAGAAGTTTTATGAGTGTCATTGGCGTGAACTCCTGAAAATCTTCTGCCTATGCATGCTTGATATATGGATCATTGCCCTCTGTGTAAACTGGAATGGAATATCACTGTGTGgctaaaaaattaaggaataGTTGAGGAGGAAGGTgccatttgatttttattgtcCAAGTCTGGAACactgattttgataattttgatattactGATGATAGAAACTTGAAAGATGGCTAGCAGCAAAAGAAACTTCTCTTCCTGAGGAACCAGCGATAGATGATGAGAATTCGGTATCCCTTGTTGTTAAAATGCCAGATGGCAGTCGCCGTGGCCGTCGTTTTCTGAAGACGGATAGGCTTCAGGTAAAATGTCAGAAATTTAGAAGACACACTTTGGTCCTGTGGTTTAACTGCCTGCTATTTGTTCCTTTGTAGATTCTATTTGATTTCATCGATGTTGGTAGGGAAGTGAAGCCTGGCACTTACAGAGTGGTAAGTCTTGTTGTCTTCTCTTTGACTACAGCAGTTGGTGAACCTATCAAGCCAACTGTTGGGAGGCCTACGTATTCCcatgcatttcttttaatttatatatgtaaacTTGtatctgtgtgtgtgtgtgtgtgtgtgtgttctgATTCATTCTTGTTTTTCTGATGAACAGGTGAGGCCATATCCTCGGCGTGCTTTTGGTGTTTCTGATGGATCCTCGAGTTTGAATGAACTTGGCCTGACAAGCAAACAGGAAGCCTTATTTCTGGAGTTCATTTAGCGCTGTCACTCTTTGAACATCACAGTGTAAATGCCAATTAGGTTCTATTGCTCTTGCGAGCTCGTAGTAAATACTCTGTTTGAGCACTACAATTTATTCAACCTTTTTAGGATGCACAAGGAAAGGAATTATATAATACTGTCTTTCCCCTTAGAAGCTCAAATTAGGCCCTTCTGCTTGCTAACAAGAATAAGAAGTGACCTCTTATGTTTTTCATTTGCATGTACTACACTGAAGATCCCCGAAGGGGGAAGAGGCCATTCTCAAAGTCTCTTGTTCTATTGTTCAGACTGCATGTCTAGGATAGTCAATTGAGGTACTTAGGTTTTATGGTATTCATTTGTTCATTACCCGAAAGCTGCAGCTGAAAATAGAGAAGCCGTAGCCTTGGGCTCGAAGCGGTTTTGCTACCTTCCAAGTTGAAGGTAACAAAAGTTCTAATCGGTCCTTTATGCCTTTAATCTCTTTAACCTCCGAGCATGTCTCTGCTTGCACACAGGTTTAATGGGAGTACAAGAATGCTTATAACCGAGGTTTTGaacttatattaatttcttatttatcttatttgaTGAAATCAATAAATCGATTCTGTGGTCATCACATAATGATATGAAAGAATATTGTCACCTGGTTGGACTAATAAATCCTAGCGACGTTACCATAGCCTCTATTCAAGTTCAAGGGGGGAGAAATTAGTCCGCCTATTTTAATCACTAAGAAGAATTTCGCTCTTAAAGAATTGACGAAAGGGGGTATGCTTATTATCGAACCCCgtcgttttattttttttctatatcaAATCGTAGGTATTGCATTGGTTCATAAGAATAAGCACAAAATTACTAAAAGATACCAAGAAAAGGGTTATGTTGATAAAAAGGATGTTGATGGATTCATTGCACAACATCAAAAAATGACtggaaatagaaacaaaaatcattatgATTTGCTTGTTCCTGAAGATATTTTAGGAGGGAAACAAATGCCTTGATGGATGTAAATacaaaaatcttgaaaaataaataaataaaataaattttggaagaaGAGCATTTTTATCGAGCTGTATGTGTTCCTTGATTTTGATCGGGGGCTGGTGCGGtccaatattttttatttgcaaaaAGAATCTTCTCTCTCTGATGGGGTCCATTTTCATGGTCTGCAATTCTTCCTTCCCATTCCATGCCATCTGTGATACTCTTAATCTTCACCAATATATCTACATCGTCCCGGATAATTACACTACCTTCTGGCCGTAAGATCCTATCCATTTCTAACAAGACATCTTCCATTTCACATCTGTGATATGAATTCAATTCGATCGCAATCAgtttatcatatttattcattatatgcTTACCCGGCTAAACATGACACATGAGCACATGCTAATAGAATTACCTGTCCTTATAAAGACTGAAAATTGAATCAGCATGGATGAGATCATAAGTTCTCGGATAAGTAGACATGGCCTCGCACCTACAAGGAGAAAATATTTAGCAACAACTTccattaatgaaattttaggtTTAAGGCGGTTTTCGTGATGTAataaggaggaaaaaaaatagattaatcgATCAATAAAGATTATGGAATTATGCGAAAGAGTTACAGCTAAGATGGAGATTTAGCCAAAACAGGCCTGGTTTGGAGGTTTCTGAAGAAAAAAACCAAACAAGACAAAAGGTAGTAGTGGGTCGTTTATCGGCTGCTAAGTGCTAATCAAGGAATATGAACGAAGTGGAGAGATAAAGACATACCAATTCTGATAGGTTCCAATCAAACCACGTTCGTAGATAACTCCAAGGGTGTTGATTTTGGCTTCAACTGGGACAGTGTTCATGACCCACAATGGATCATCAACGAGAGCTGCTGCAAAGCCTCCCAAATAAGCATTCATATCAAGCAAGTTGCGGTATCTCCCAGGTTGTGCTAGTTGATAGTCCACGGATTTGTAATATGTCACTCTTTTCTTCCATAGGGCTGTGTCTTCTCTAAACATCTCTGCTGTAACTCCATCCACTGCTCCCCTATTAACCCTGGGAGGGATTGCATTCAACCTCTCTGGCCACTTGGTCAATTGCCCCCCGGCGATTTCCTTTATATTGGACACCTCAGGCAGTGGGGTCAAGCAAGTCTCCATCTTAGTATACCTAcattccaaaaaataataaaatcaattaaagccaaaataaaaacagataCTTCGACAAAGCATCTGCCATCTGGTTGCTTTATAATCCATTTGGTTTTAGAATCATTTCTAAAGCTTTCCTTGGCAAATAGGGAcaattttgcttttgcttttgtcatCTAATTCAACATCCCAGTGTAAATTAATCCTTCacaaaaagttttataataaagGAGATCGAAAATTATTCGAAACTCCATCAAAAGGATAGGATTTTCTCacacaagaaaaaataattaaaattggaagaaaaaaaaaattaccacgCCATGTCAGGATCTTGTGCCTTGCAAAAGCGAGGCTTTTTGAAGACTCTTCGGTTAGCTATACAATGTACATGATTAGTGGGTTTCTGCCAAATAGCGAGAtctttcttttgaattaaCTTTTTCCAGCATAGGCTCCTTGCTATGGTCTCTATCCCATTTTGTTCTGATTTTAAGTCTTCAGTTGTTCTATTCCAGCCTTTCCAGTGGCTCTCCCAGTTCACTGGTGGCCCAGACAGAATCCAATACCCACCAGGGCGTAAAACTCGATCAACTTCAATTAAATATAGACCATCTGCTCCACATGAAATTAAAccataacttaaattttacgAACACTTTAAAAGTGAAAGAAACATTGAAATTGCA encodes:
- the LOC102626451 gene encoding probable methyltransferase PMT15: MANTAGSTRLSYITFKTKHANLYSITLVTILCTIFYLAGMWQHSPGAIRAATSPSSILTFVPCSSTSAKASTNLNLDFSAHHQAPDPPPTLARVTYIPPCDPKYVENVPCEDTHRSLKFDRDRLIYRERHCPEKTELLKCRVPAPHGYTVPFRWPESRQFAWYANVPHKELTVEKKNQNWVRFQGDRFSFPGGGTMFPRGADAYIDDIGKLINLKDGSIRTAIDTGCGVASWGAYLMSRNILAVSFAPRDTHEAQVQFALERGVPALIGVMASIRLPYPSRAFDMAHCSRCLIPWGQYDGLYLIEVDRVLRPGGYWILSGPPVNWESHWKGWNRTTEDLKSEQNGIETIARSLCWKKLIQKKDLAIWQKPTNHVHCIANRRVFKKPRFCKAQDPDMAWYTKMETCLTPLPEVSNIKEIAGGQLTKWPERLNAIPPRVNRGAVDGVTAEMFREDTALWKKRVTYYKSVDYQLAQPGRYRNLLDMNAYLGGFAAALVDDPLWVMNTVPVEAKINTLGVIYERGLIGTYQNWCEAMSTYPRTYDLIHADSIFSLYKDRCEMEDVLLEMDRILRPEGSVIIRDDVDILVKIKSITDGMEWEGRIADHENGPHQREKILFANKKYWTAPAPDQNQGTHTAR
- the LOC102626751 gene encoding plant UBX domain-containing protein 8, which encodes MTRPTQETVDTFTSITGASQSVALQKLEEYGGNLNEAVNAYFSEGHRDILNPTAVAYPYPSPGLSSLDMNSNNIQARPSRLSQLFSAARSFRPSSLLDPNYRRSLLNELSASLTSPQPVASHTGGVLGLPAEFSSWNEQPYHSGQMPYDYDGARTSSYHGRDTRDNLLRDNGSHFYGNDIEEQMIQAAIEASKQEASSGSGVVQRELELPEDDEFSRAISLSLKTAEQEKTIRGQGVKDRDRKLEVYDLVKEAEKTNNSTRKPGKSSVQEGAENMRSQSPMRYKSEHDVNVHTQCSKDAFPANEWGGISSKELDEAVMLEAALFGEAATGCSKYVQSDLDSNAGPGSSSGSRASSSVMAQQSLREQQDDEYLASLLADREKEMNALKEAESLQLSRDESQKKILEEEKLERWLAAKETSLPEEPAIDDENSVSLVVKMPDGSRRGRRFLKTDRLQILFDFIDVGREVKPGTYRVVRPYPRRAFGVSDGSSSLNELGLTSKQEALFLEFI